A genomic window from Vallitalea longa includes:
- a CDS encoding SIS domain-containing protein, giving the protein MFNFNEKEFLQTEQSGLDIIKDVETTVDKICNEGYSNIFFVGIGGTIAYAKQTESIVKSHSTLNLHVENAANLVALGNFHLNKNSIVVIESKSGDTKEIVEAVDYVHKIGAKVLGYIGNENSILSEKVDYVINGNSGPYYFWFSTSLRFMYNNGEYTEYADFIENIQNLPAILCQVQKDADKKCEIYAEKYKDAPIQYFIGSGNLEGWAYCYAMCILEEMQWMRTKFVSGSNFFHGTLEVIDRDTSVILFKGEDNSRVIMDRVDDFVQKISANVTVFDTKDYSFDNIDEKYRELISPFIMRAICQRISVHLEHKRRHPLAIRRYYRCLDY; this is encoded by the coding sequence GTGTTTAATTTCAATGAAAAAGAATTTTTGCAAACAGAACAAAGTGGTTTAGATATCATCAAAGACGTAGAAACTACGGTGGATAAAATATGTAATGAAGGCTATAGCAATATATTCTTTGTTGGTATAGGAGGTACAATTGCTTATGCAAAACAAACTGAAAGTATTGTAAAATCTCACTCCACATTAAATCTTCATGTTGAAAATGCTGCAAATCTAGTTGCTTTAGGAAATTTTCATCTTAACAAAAACAGTATAGTTGTTATCGAATCAAAATCAGGTGATACAAAAGAAATCGTAGAGGCTGTAGATTATGTACATAAAATTGGAGCAAAAGTACTTGGATACATTGGAAACGAAAATTCAATATTATCTGAGAAAGTAGATTATGTTATTAATGGCAATAGCGGACCTTATTATTTTTGGTTTAGTACATCACTTAGGTTTATGTATAATAATGGCGAATATACTGAATATGCAGATTTTATCGAGAACATACAGAACCTTCCTGCTATACTTTGTCAAGTGCAGAAAGATGCAGATAAGAAGTGTGAAATCTATGCAGAAAAATATAAAGATGCTCCAATACAATATTTCATTGGTTCTGGTAATCTAGAGGGATGGGCTTATTGTTATGCTATGTGCATATTAGAAGAAATGCAATGGATGCGTACTAAATTCGTATCTGGTTCCAACTTCTTCCATGGAACACTGGAGGTTATTGATAGAGATACTAGCGTAATACTTTTTAAAGGTGAAGATAACTCACGTGTTATAATGGACCGTGTTGATGATTTCGTTCAAAAAATCAGTGCCAATGTTACTGTTTTTGATACTAAAGATTACTCTTTTGATAATATAGATGAAAAATATAGAGAATTAATATCTCCTTTTATCATGAGAGCGATCTGCCAGAGAATCTCTGTTCATCTTGAGCATAAGAGAAGACATCCTCTCGCTATTAGAAGATATTACAGGTGTTTGGATTATTAA
- a CDS encoding histidinol-phosphatase HisJ family protein codes for MKRIYQDYHMHSSISPDGNSSMEDMCRSAIDKGFKEIAITDHYEFYIDGVASYRFNEAYLDEYFIAINKCKDKFSDRIIIKKAIELGQQHLQHEKANRILESYKFDFVLASVHKIRNLDLSQINYNHSIIDIYSKRYLEEVYELADNEDFDCLAHLDLIKRYASKNNIKVNLAKYKDELSQIFKRLIDKNKGIEINTSGLRQGLNEPMPSLEILKLYRAAGGEIITLGSDSHNIQDIGRDFEKAYDIIKAAGFDSIYTFDNRESKRIQL; via the coding sequence ATGAAAAGAATTTATCAAGATTATCATATGCATAGCAGTATTTCACCTGATGGGAATTCATCTATGGAAGATATGTGCAGATCAGCTATAGACAAAGGATTCAAGGAAATCGCAATTACAGATCATTATGAATTTTACATAGATGGAGTAGCTAGCTATAGATTCAATGAAGCATATTTGGATGAATATTTTATAGCTATCAATAAGTGTAAAGACAAATTCAGTGATAGAATAATAATCAAAAAAGCTATTGAATTAGGACAGCAGCATTTACAACACGAGAAAGCAAACAGGATATTGGAATCATACAAATTTGATTTTGTGCTTGCCTCCGTACATAAAATAAGGAATCTGGATCTTAGTCAGATCAATTATAATCATAGTATAATAGACATTTATAGTAAAAGATATTTAGAAGAAGTATATGAGTTGGCTGACAATGAAGATTTTGATTGCCTTGCACATTTGGATTTGATTAAGAGATATGCTTCGAAAAATAATATAAAAGTTAATTTAGCTAAATATAAAGATGAATTATCTCAAATATTCAAAAGATTGATTGATAAGAATAAAGGTATAGAAATAAATACTTCTGGTTTGAGACAAGGATTGAATGAGCCAATGCCTTCTTTAGAAATATTAAAACTATATAGAGCTGCAGGCGGTGAAATTATTACTCTAGGTTCAGATTCTCACAATATTCAAGATATCGGAAGAGATTTTGAAAAAGCTTATGATATAATTAAGGCAGCAGGATTTGATAGTATCTATACTTTTGATAATAGAGAAAGTAAACGTATACAGTTGTAA
- a CDS encoding GntR family transcriptional regulator, which translates to MDRTPLDKNSSVPLYRQLIEAIKDDITNNILKPGDQILTEIELSEKYQVSRITVRKAIGELVEEGYLVKQQGVGTFVAEVKLVRNMNKFMGFSMSCEILGKVPSATLLFAGLINATDRDKRELGLDDSVANVLSIKRIRYCDDEPVMVEDTRFSTEYSFLLTDNLEGSLYKLLNKHETVPLEGRTELDVCYATDEEAQLLNIESNTPLLLLRCVCYDKMGNPIHNSRQVVNPKKFKMII; encoded by the coding sequence ATGGATAGAACACCACTTGATAAAAATTCGAGTGTGCCCTTATACCGACAATTAATTGAAGCTATCAAGGATGATATTACTAATAATATTTTGAAACCAGGGGATCAGATACTTACGGAAATTGAACTGAGTGAAAAATATCAGGTTAGTAGAATCACTGTAAGAAAAGCTATTGGTGAGTTGGTAGAAGAAGGTTACCTAGTTAAACAACAAGGAGTAGGAACTTTTGTAGCGGAAGTCAAACTCGTAAGAAATATGAATAAATTTATGGGATTTAGTATGTCTTGTGAAATATTAGGGAAAGTACCATCTGCTACTTTATTGTTTGCAGGATTAATTAATGCTACTGATAGAGATAAAAGAGAATTAGGCTTGGATGACAGTGTCGCTAATGTTTTATCAATTAAACGTATACGTTATTGTGACGATGAACCTGTTATGGTAGAAGATACTCGTTTTTCAACAGAATATTCATTTCTCTTGACTGATAATTTAGAGGGTTCCCTTTATAAGTTATTGAATAAACATGAGACCGTCCCATTGGAAGGTAGGACAGAATTAGATGTATGTTATGCAACCGACGAAGAAGCCCAGTTATTAAATATAGAAAGTAATACTCCATTGCTATTACTCAGATGTGTCTGTTATGATAAAATGGGAAATCCTATACATAATAGTAGACAAGTAGTCAATCCTAAAAAATTCAAAATGATAATATAA
- a CDS encoding PfkB family carbohydrate kinase, whose product MLLVLGLGDNVVDRYINTKTMYPGGNALNFAVYANILGIKASYLGVFGDDEAGKHVYQTSKSLGIEMNHCRFFQGENGYSEVKLVEGDRVFVGSNKGGVSAKHPLGLSKIDFSYINDFDIVHTSCFSFIENDLVDVRKYGKFISMDFSNRYTEDYLERCCKYLDCASISCSEMKDEDITQLMKNIISYGCKHIVIATRGSRGALLLVDGKFYEQSPCLVDAVDTMGAGDSFITAFLTGYINDMKYAVDFSDESGNKGITKIEEYKDLIVRANLYRAAIFSSSICSCDGAFGFGKSYRK is encoded by the coding sequence ATGCTACTAGTGCTTGGATTGGGAGATAATGTTGTAGATAGATACATTAATACAAAAACAATGTATCCTGGAGGCAATGCTTTGAATTTCGCAGTTTATGCAAATATACTTGGTATAAAAGCTTCTTATCTTGGTGTATTTGGTGATGATGAGGCAGGGAAACATGTATATCAGACTTCAAAATCATTAGGTATAGAAATGAATCATTGTAGATTTTTTCAGGGGGAAAATGGGTATTCAGAGGTAAAATTAGTGGAGGGTGACAGAGTATTTGTAGGTTCTAACAAAGGTGGTGTATCTGCAAAGCATCCATTAGGTCTTAGTAAAATAGATTTTTCTTATATTAATGATTTTGATATTGTACATACAAGCTGTTTCAGTTTTATAGAAAATGACTTAGTTGATGTAAGAAAATACGGTAAGTTCATTTCTATGGATTTTTCTAATCGTTATACTGAAGATTATCTAGAACGATGCTGTAAGTATCTCGACTGTGCAAGTATTTCATGTAGTGAGATGAAAGATGAAGATATCACTCAATTGATGAAAAATATCATTTCATATGGTTGTAAACATATAGTTATTGCAACTAGAGGATCAAGAGGAGCATTACTATTAGTAGATGGTAAGTTCTATGAACAGTCTCCTTGTTTAGTTGATGCAGTTGATACAATGGGAGCAGGTGATTCATTTATTACAGCTTTCTTGACTGGCTATATCAATGATATGAAATACGCAGTTGATTTTTCTGATGAATCAGGAAATAAGGGTATTACGAAAATAGAAGAATATAAAGATTTAATAGTTAGAGCTAATCTATATAGAGCAGCAATTTTTTCATCTAGTATTTGTAGCTGTGATGGGGCATTTGGTTTTGGTAAGAGTTATAGGAAATAA